In Coregonus clupeaformis isolate EN_2021a chromosome 15, ASM2061545v1, whole genome shotgun sequence, one genomic interval encodes:
- the LOC121581948 gene encoding lysozyme C II-like, translating into MRAVVVLLLVAVASAKVFDRCELARALKASGMDGFAGNSLPNWVCLSKWESSYNTQATNRNTDGSTDYGIFQINSRYWCDDGRTPRAKNVCGIRCSQLLTDDITVAIRCAKRVVLDPNGIGAWVGWRNHCQYRDLSSYVAGCGV; encoded by the exons atGAGAGCTGTTGTTGTTCTTCTGCTTGTGGCTGTGGCCAGTGCTAAGGTGTTTGACAGATGTGAGCTGGCCAGAGCGCTGAAGGCATCCGGGATGGATGGCTTCGCCGGAAACAGCCTGCCCAACT GGGTGTGCCTGTCCAAATGGGAGTCGAGCTACAATACCCAGGCCACCAACCGCAACACCGACGGCTCCACCGACTACGGCATCTTCCAGATCAACAGCCGCTACTGGTGTGACGACGGACGTACCCCGAGGGCTAAGAACGTCTGTGGTATCCGCTGCAGCC AGCTGCTAACTGATGACATCACAGTGGCGATCCGTTGTGCCAAGCGTGTTGTGCTGGACCCGAACGGAATCGGGGCATG GGTGGGTTGGCGCAATCACTGTCAGTATCGGGACCTGAGCTCCTACGTGGCTGGCTGTGGGGTCTGA